The Mastacembelus armatus chromosome 9, fMasArm1.2, whole genome shotgun sequence genome contains a region encoding:
- the pik3ip1 gene encoding phosphoinositide-3-kinase-interacting protein 1 produces the protein MMSVNSAHQLCKMFWTLHVVFLSMATVQSNASSGKDCLRTNGEDYRGEHKSSSSGLTCLNWTSTTKDYDVKSHPDSQTGVGDHNYCRNPDSSESPWCYIAAPDGTVQREFCEIDTCKEQPVRSEAQAPKPTGAILSTQSLQMAKSGASRGEVAAVQPVMGISQRVHTGPKKKKDLGMPGYILGILMVTIIIILGVGITFGYVYKRAQDLKKQHEQRVYEREMQRITLPLSAFSNPTCELVDENAVVITADPETTPVQEGVEGSDPLMGQQAGTPGA, from the exons ATGATGTCGGTTAATTCAGCCCATCAGCTCTGCAAAATGTTTTGGACTTTGCACGTTGTTTTCCTCAGCATGGCGACTGTGCAGAGCAATGCTTCAAGTGGAAAAG ACTGCTTGAGGACAAATGGTGAGGACTACAGAGGGGAACACAAGAGCTCCTCCTCAGGTCTGACCTGCCTGAACTGGACCAGCACCACTAAGGACTATGACGTTAAAAGCCATCCCGATTCACAGACAg GTGTTGGAGATCACAATTATTGCAGAAACCCAGATTCCTCGGAGAGTCCTTGGTGCTACATTGCTGCCCCAGATGGGACCGTCCAGAGAGAATTCTGTGAAATCGACACATGCAAAG AACAACCAGTGCGATCAGAGGCCCAAGCCCCCAAGCCAACAGGAGCCATTCTCTCCACACAGAGCCTTCAGATGGCCAAGTCGGGAGCTTCTCGGGGGGAAGTTGCTGCTGTGCAGCCAGTGATGGGAATCAGCCAGCGAGTGCACACAGGgcccaaaaagaaaaaagacctTGGCATGCCGG GCTACATCCTCGGCATCCTCATGGTTACGATTATAATCATCCTTGGAGTAGGCATCACCTTTGGCTACGTCTATAAGAG agCACAGGACTTAAAGAAGCAACACGAGCAGCGAGTGTACGAGCGTGAGATGCAGAGGATCACCCTACCCCTGTCGGCTTTCTCCAACCCCACTTGTGAACTGGTAGATGAGAACGCCGTTGTAATCACAGCAGACCCCGAGACCACCCCTGTTCAGGAGGGCGTGGAGGGCAGCGACCCCCTCATGGGCCAGCAGGCCGGTACACCGGGAGCATGA
- the LOC113139460 gene encoding thyroid adenoma-associated protein homolog yields MLTIQDLITSLQDCVITEGNDSQALRLLFNKLSESSRSRVKRCKERCLEESIQLLRQMSEAQLRGLGENCLLLLVRLLLSMQLQMANISTACRKVDQMLQHLAKADHRLVFRETHQCLDSIVNSEQMLSFEDLQRACMFLEDSTVGREVWRETCKSWSNKVSDLFPVVLDQEPLRDGPLCYIAVKVCLQMFQLLSSDIAPLVWDKEHKDPSVQKILQALVDIILGQCINRDTRLLAGTAVAMLINTAPESRAGGAAAWSLLQVSHLEPWLLTVGALQVQCNPKSKDGVERLAVSRGLLTCCRPHILLSSHMDAPEMCLLLKGLFPLVCALCEEKLDCHYFALEVLTLWLKKVKECLADIWKMSGVRLLPDNSSLQKQLIHIIWTNAESPVEGVSEFARSAFCLVLDLYEVDSEHFCDSKKTLYYTLLEQIIKLPWEAKPKYHRLCALLPYLGTNMVLDQYADIPDHLLKCLSTNHLSPCGSELYKCLIQQQRRELCNGSQKAASHTESDLANQWARRWRPVLYEALTSDVTLLQNNCSTHLLPCTFQVFPSAVEYLLQSLDTFTPGHLHAWACIMSSYRATTGSSPWDLRGSSTLETLHLALGSADDKVRLAAFSLLCCSPKTKDTPTVEEVSMMKRFIPQNLNCESSPFRQHFQAGVKKFLVRIRDSCLAHIRGQKGKKKRDTTQPERTQDILEQGIEFVEWLGQLPYSYLAPGHSYQRKKTALLLLSAVLETCTDTWSPDKKKGQPPENMGCLINCARQRGQWDFFCRSKQLVLISCLEDSTNEIRELSAGLLLRFFPPIFPDDVGAALLTRTKQLLRSPRVQEAQMGALMMKVLLQKSQDQPEDCRLNSNITVNSGRDPKASCMVRILVKELEEHYLTAKDDMMLAARTKPIHGVVSALQKCLLETPSTTVYDTLDHSLTMELLSLLDSISLLLLGVLYGNQDVCATEKDAPPSFCDMGNAISSLIAQGSAGGEGDGEECILLSEEHSLVLTCCWVSLKEIGIFLGSLVDKIITKSKPSKCLLTTEDLKGALKVFKNILLKCRHWGAVEGCCIGFTKFCASLLSSNDPELRDIPAHMLKEGLQVVQSPRSTSVTRRAAGLPMLILCIVSAEEASKGRPLLAQSMQTLLKTARTPLPENWDQTLDLPEVCAVHTLQALVRGSGLGGAVLQFAPAVAILSLTLLSSPCWAMRNAALQLYSSLCSRMLGQRASSEEGGPNQHGMSPAAFFFHYPALQPFLLGELREAAQVLQGPPNEAKLRLQPSLYPVLTLLAQLQPGVQDSTETLSDFLPPLLQLSASPIYSVRVMAAKALVAMTPPSQYVNILIKLTAQLPGPQQCCSHNRLHGQLLQIKAILERALSADRGPSADLSEVLSRVQASLWLVTEDQHCPIVRAAYLSVTDSLRSVSCETYLSKLNDTLMHHLQTPQHGLQVGLASFHEQAIQFLCADRKRACQLWDNFSAASPDLRLSLFAWVVDGRCSHQASLKEVVQRVLQSHLKEALLSHSVEYCRTYLSALVAVMAEGDSTSPRHMPQLAPLQEPVLSECLDLLLGNLENQRGGPEFLSQALYAASLLLPQWSDSSVKMPLLLRWCSILEGHRSPEAPEVLRMACAEALCVGGVPLMSRSLRDHSAQAALMIRLLNTGLYLLQDQSQQVRLKAACFTSMLQHARKGERQGSVYIMQVNQALPDLLDLLLEKYWDTPSTLDVLLCHVPQPDLRSVLGEASETAGSSLYEQDEANVFAEPSVMSTHVLPYLLQMAEKYSESSALAQSLSAWAEQSAAQVLHSLVACKEIQPAETLTPVWLALLMDPCFHSTLCGLFTRAAFLLRLLQTSGDVRHDCDPPSLRMALQEVCSLLSQNGVHFPLDLTAAVAGKVPF; encoded by the exons ATGTTGACGATTCAAGACCTGATAACAAGTCTGCAAGACTGTGTGATCACCGAGGGGAATGACAGCCAAGCTCTCAGGCtgctttttaataaactgtCTGAATCCTCCAG GAGCAGGGTGAAAAGATGCAAGGAGCGCTGTTTAGAGGAGAGTATCCAGCTGCTGAGACAGATGTCAGAGGCACAGCTTCGGGGTTTAGGGGAGAATTGTCTCCTGCTTCTTGTCAGATTGCTTCTGTCCATGCAGCTGCAGATGGCCAACATCTCCACAGCTTGTCGTAAAGTGGACCAG ATGTTGCAACATTTGGCAAAAGCGGACCACCGGTTGGTTTTTAGAGAAACCCATCAGTGTTTGGATTCTATAGTCAATTCTGAGCAG ATGTTGTCTTTTGAGGATCTACAGAGAG CCTGTATGTTCCTGGAGGACAGCACTGTTGGTCGTGAGGTGTGGCGAGAGACATGCAAATCATGGTCGAACAAGGTGTCGGATTTATTCCCTGTTGTATTGGACCAAGAACCCCTGCGAGATGGTCCGCTGTGTTACATCGCTGTTAAG GTGTGTTTGCAAATGTTTCAGCTGTTGTCCAGTGACATCGCTCCCCTAGTGTGGGACAAGGAGCACAAGGACCCATCAGTACAGAAAATCCTGCAGGCGCTTGTGGACATAATCCTTGGACAG TGCATCAACAGGGACACTCGGCTTTTGGCAGGCACGGCTGTGGCTATGTTGATCAACACAGCACCAGAGAgcagagctggaggagctgctgccTGGAGTCTGCTGCAGGTCTCTCACCTAG AGCCCTGGCTGCTGACTGTTGGCGCTCTCCAGGTACAGTGCAACCCTAAAAGCAAAGACGGGGTGGAGCGACTGGCTGTGAGCAGGGGCCTCCTGACCTGCTGTCGACCTCACATTTTGCTCAGTTCACACATGGATGCCCCAGAG atgtgtttgctgctgaaaGGTTTGTTTCCTCTGGTCTGTGCTTTGTGTGAGGAGAAGCTGGATTGTCACTACTTTGCCCTCGAAG TGTTAACGCTATGGCTGAAGAAGGTTAAAGAATGTCTGGCTGATATCTGGAAAATGTCCGGCGTTCGTCTTCTGCCTGACAACAGCAGCTTGCAGAAACAGCTTATTCACATTATCTGGACCAACGCAGAAAGTCCA GTGGAAGGTGTATCCGAATTTGCACGCAGCGCCTTTTGTCTGGTCCTGGACCTCTATGAGGTGGACTCTGAGCACTTTTGTGACTCAAAGAAGACTCTTTATTATACTTTGCTTGAACAAATAATCAAACTACCTTGGGAAGCCAAACCCAAGTATCATCGGCTTTGTGCCCTGCTGCCATATCTGGGTACCAACATG GTGCTGGATCAATATGCTGACATACCTGATCATCTCCTGAAGTGCTTGTCAACCAATCACCTGTCACCATGTGGATCAGAGCTTTATAAGTGCCTGATCCAGCAGCAGAGGCGAGAGCTGTGCAATGGCTCACAAAAGGCTGCTTCACACACTGAGTCAGATCTGGCCAATCAATGGGCGAGGCGATGGCGGCCCGTCCTTTACGAGGCGCTGACGTCTGATGTGACTCTCCTACAGAACAACTGCTCCACACACTTATTGCCCTGCACTTTTCAAGTCTTCCCCTCTGCTGTGGAATATCTGCTGCAGTCTCTGGACACGTTCACCCCTGGCCACCTTCACGCCTGGGCCTGCATCATGAGCTCCTATCGAGCCACGACTGGAAGCTCTCCATGGGATTTGCGGGGTAGTTCAACCCTTGAAACACTCCATCTTGCTCTAGGATCCGCAGACGACAAAGTGCGTCTTGCTGCTTTCAGCCTGCTTTGCTGCAGCCCAAAGACCAAAGACACACCAACCGTCGAGGAGGTGTCAATGATGAAAAGGTTCATTCCTCAGAACCTAAACTGTGAGTCCTCTCCGTTTCGCCAGCACTTTCAGGCTGGAGTCAAGAAGTTTCTGGTTCGTATCAGAGACAGCTGCTTGGCACATATCAGAGGACAGAagggcaaaaagaaaagagataCCACCCAACCAGAGAGGACACAGGACATACTGGAGCAGGGAATAG AATTTGTGGAATGGTTGGGTCAGCTTCCATACAGCTATCTGGCACCAGGACACAGTTATCAGAGGAAGAAGACTgcactgttgttgttgtctgcAGTGCTGGAGACCTGTACAGACACCTGGAGCCCGGACAAGAAGAAGGGACAACCTCCAG AGAATATGGGGTGTCTTATTAACTGTGCCAGACAAAGAGGACAGTGGGATTTCTTCTGCAGGTCTAAACAGCTGGTTCTTATCAGTTGTTTAGAAGATTCTACAAATGAG ATTCGGGAGCTCTCAGCTGGATTACTGTTGAGATTTTTCCCACCCATCTTTCCTGATGATGTTGGTGCAGCGCTGCTCACGCGAACCAAGCAGCTTCTCCGCAGTCCTCGGGTGCAGGAGGCTCAGATGGGAGCACTGATGATGAAAGTCCTCCTGCAGAA ATCACAAGACCAGCCTGAAGACTGCAGGCTGAACAGTAATATTACTGTCAACAGTGGACGTGACCCCAAGGCCTCCTGCATGGTCAGAATCCTAGTGAAGGAGCTTGAGGAACACTATCTGACAGCCAAGGATGACATGATGTTAGCTGCCAGAACCAAGCCTATACACG GCGTTGTCAGTGCCCTTCAGAAGTGTTTACTTGAGACACCCAGCACCACTGTTTATGACACACTTGACCACAGTCTGACCATGGAGCTGCTGAGCCTGCTGGACAGtatctctctgctgctgctgggtgtCCTGTATGGAAACCAGGATGTTTGTGCCACTGAAAAAG ATGCCCCCCCTTCTTTTTGTGATATGGGAAATGCCATCAGCTCTTTGATAGCCCAAGGATCTGCAGGAGGCGAAGGGGATGGAGAGGAGTGTATCCTGCTTTCTGAGGAGCACAGCCTTGTTCTCACCTGCTGCTGGGTCTCCCTGAAG gaaATAGGAATATTTTTAGGTTCTCTGGTTGACAAAATTATCACCAAGTCCAAACCCAGTAAGTGCCTTTTAACAACAGAGGATCTCAAAGGAGCGTTGAAAGTATTCAAGAATATTCTTCTCAAATGTCGTCACTGG GGGGCAGTAGAGGGATGCTGTATTGGCTTCACCAAGTTCTGTGCCTCTCTGTTAAGCAGCAATGACCCTGAGTTGAGGGATATCCCAGCCCACATGCTGAAAGAA GGATTGCAGGTTGTGCAGTCCCCTCGTTCTACATCTGTGACCCGGCGGGCCGCAGGATTGCCAATGCTCATCCTGTGTATTGTGTCAGCAGAGGAGGCCAGCAAAGGAAGACCTCTGTTAGCCCAGAGTATGCAAACCTTACTCAAGACTGCCCGAACCCCTCTACCTGAGAATTGGGACCAAACACTGGACCTGCCAGAG GTGTGTGCAGTTCACACTCTGCAGGCCCTGGTGCGTGGGTCAGGACTTGGAGGAGCTGTCCTTCAGTTTGCTCCTGCTGTCGCCATATTGTCACTCACTTTGCTCAGTTCTCCCTGCTGGGCAATGAGGAATGCTGCTCTGCAACTTTACA GTTCTCTGTGTTCACGAATGCTTGGTCAGCGGGCCAGCAGTGAAGAGGGTGGACCTAACCAGCATGGCATGTCCCCCGCTGCCTTCTTTTTCCACTACCCTGCCCTCCAGCCATTCCTGCTGGGCGAGCTGAGAGAGGCAGCACAAGTCCTACAGGGTCCACCTAATGAGGCCAAGCTGCGCCTCCAACCCTCGCTCTACCCCGTCCTGACTCTGTTAGCCCAGCTCCAGCCTGGTGTCCAAGACTCAACCGA AACTTTGTCAGATTTCCTGCCTCCTTTGCTCCAGCTGTCTGCCAGTCCTATTTACAGTGTGAGAGTGATGGCCGCTAAGGCTTTAGTTGCCATGACTCCCCCCTCACAGTACGTGAACATCCTCATCAAACTGACAGCTCAGCTGCCCGGTCCACAGCAGTGCTGCAGTCACAACCGGCTCCACggacagctgctgcagatcaaAGCCATTCTAGAGAGAGCTCTGAGCGCTGACAG aGGCCCTTCAGCTGACCTGTCTGAGGTTCTGAGCAGGGTGCAGGCCTCGCTGTGGCTGGTGACTGAAGATCAGCACTGCCCCATAGTGAGAGCGGCCTACCTCAGTGTGACAGACTCACTAAGAAGTGTCTCCTGTGAGACATACCTGTCAAAGCTCAATGACACACTCATGCATCACCTCCAAACACCACAACACGGTCTTCAG GTTGGGTTAGCGTCCTTCCATGAACAAGCCATCCAGTTTCTCTGTGCAGATCGAAAGCGGGCGTGTCAACTCTGGGACAACTTCTCTGCAGCGAGCCCTGATCTCAGGCTCTCATTATTTGCATGGGTGGTGGATGGGCGATGTTCACATCAGGCCAGCTTGAAAGAGGTGGTACAGAGGGTGTTGCAG TCACACCTGAAGGAGGCGTTGTTGAGCCACAGTGTGGAGTACTGCAGGACCTACCTCTCAGCACTGGTAGCAGTGATGGCTGAGGGTGATTCTACATCACCCCGACATATGCCTCAGCTGGCACCACTGCAGGAACCGGTTCTGTCTGAGTGTCTGGATTTGTTGCTTGGGAACCTGGAGAACCAACGAGGTGGGCCAGAATTTCTGTCCCAAGCTCTATATGCTGCTAGTTTGCTGCTTCCCCAGTGGTCAGACTCCAG TGTAAAGATGCCATTACTTCTGCGCTGGTGTAGCATATTGGAGGGCCATCGGTCACCAGAGGCCCCTGAAGTGCTCAGAATGGCGTGTGCTGAAgctctgtgtgtgggtggagtTCCACTAATGAGCCGCAGCCTGAGAGACCATAGTGCTCAGGCTGCCCTCATGATCAG GCTGCTCAATACAGGACTTTACTTGCTGCAGGACCAAAGCCAGCAGGTGAGGTTAAAAGCAGCGTGCTTTACCTCCATGCTGCAGCATgcaagaaaaggagaaagacagGGCAGTGTCTACATTATGCAGGTCAATCAGGCTCTGCCAGACCTACTGGACCTGCTGCTGGAGAAATACTGGGATACACCCAGCACCTTGGATGTGCTGTTGTGTCATGTGCCTCAGCCTGATCTCAGATCTGTGCTCGGAGAGGCCTCAGAGACGGC AGGTTCCAGTTTGTATGAGCAGGATGAGGCCAACGTGTTTGCAGAGCCGTCTGTGATGTCTACGCATGTGCTGCCTTACCTGCTGCAGATGGCTGAAAAATACTCTGAATCCTCTGCTTTGGCACAGAGCCTGAGTGCATGGGCCGAGCAGAGTGCTGCACAGGTGCTACACAGCCTGGTAGCCTGCAAAGAGATTCAGCCAG CTGAGACATTGACCCCGGTCTGGCTGGCCCTCCTCATGGACCCCTGTTTCCACAGCACCCTGTGCGGCCTGTTCACCAGGGCTGCCTTCCTCCTTCGACTGCTGCAAACATCTGGAGACGTACGACACGATTGTGATCCTCCGTCCCTGCGCATGGCTTTACAGGAAGTTTGTAGTCTGCTCAGTCAGAACGGTGTCCACTTTCCCCTGGATTTAACAGCTGCTGTAGCTGGAAAAGTGCCATTCTGA